The Bacteroidales bacterium genome contains the following window.
GAAAAATGATTGGAATCCCGATGGTTCCTACAAACGGAAAAAAAGGTGAAGGCTTAAAGGAATTATTTGATACCATTACCGACGTTTACGAAGATCGTAATGAGATTGTAAGACATATTCATATAAATTACGGCTTAGACCTTGAAGAATCGATAAATAAAATACAAAGTGATATAAAAGTAAAGGGAAATTATAACTTAACAGACTTAATTTCTTCTCGCTTCTTGGCAATTAAATTACTCGAAAACGACGATAAAACTAAAGAACGTATTTCTAATTGTCATAATGCCGACCGTATAAAACACACAACAAAAAAAGCACAACAGAAATTACAAAAAACTTATAAAGAAAACCCTGAAACCCTTGTTGCTGACGCAAAATATGCATTTATCGCAGGAGCATTAAAAGAAACATTAAAAGCCGGAGCCGTACGTAAATGGGAAAATGTACATATTATTGATGCTTTTTTAACAAATAAAATATTTGCCTTTCCTCTCTTTTTAGGCTTTATGTGGCTAATGTTTTACACCACATTCAACCTTGGAGAATATCCTATGAATTGGATAGACTCCGGCATTACCTTTATTAGCGAAATCCTGAGAGATACTATGCCCAACGGCATGCTAAAAGATTTATTTATAGATGGAATTATTGGAGGTGTAGGTGGAGTGATAGTTTTTTTACCCAATATACTTATTCTTTTCTTCTTTATCAGTCTGATGGAAGACACCGGATATATGGCTCGTGTTGCCTTTATTATGGATAAGCTCATGCATAAAATAGGGCTCCACGGTCGCTCATTTATTCCTATGCTTATGGGCTTTGGATGTAATGTGCCGGCAATTATGGCCACCAGAACCATTGAGAACAGAAACGACCGCTTACTCACAATGCTCATAAATCCATTTATGTCTTGCTCGGCACGTCTTCCTGTTTATATTTTAATTATCGGTGCTTTTTTCCCGGATAGGGCGAGCACCGTTTTATTTAGCATTTATACTTTTGGTATTTTGGTTGCAATTATAGTTGCCATCATATTCAAAAAAACTATTTTCAAAGCTAATGAATCGCCTTTTGTAATGGAATTGCCACCATATCGTATTCCTACTTTCAGAAATACCGTTAAACATATATGGTTTAAAGCCAAACAGTATCTACAGAAGATGGGAGGTATAATTCTTATTGCTTCAATTATTATTTGGGCTGCGGGTTATTTTCCTCGTGAAATTCCTTTTAGTCAGGACTATGACGTCCAGATTCAACAAGCACAAGAAGAATACGACAATACAATTATCCTTACTCCCAGCTTAAACAGAAGCAAACAAAAAGAGCTCAATCTCAAACTGCAATCAAAAATACATTCTTTAAAAATGGCTAAAGAAAGTGAAAGACAAGCAGGTAGTTATATTGGAAAACTCGGTAAATTTGTAGAGCCTGTTATTGCCCCCTTGGGATTTGATTGGAAAATGGGAGTCAGTCTAATAGCAGGAGCTGCTGCAAAAGAAATTGTAGTCAGCACCATAGGAGTACTTTATCAAGCAAATTCAGAGGAAGAACCTGAAGTTCTTACAAAACGTTTACAAAATGCTGTATACGAAGATGGTCCACGCAAAGGAAACCCTGTATTCTCTCCATTAGTAGCGATATCATTTTTAATATTTGTGCTGATTTATTTTCCCTGTATTGCTGTTGTAGCAGCAGTTAAAAGAGAATCGGGAAGTTGGAAATGGGCTGCATTTTTAGTAGTTTATTCTACTACACTTGCTTGGATTTTATCTTTTCTCGTTTATCAAATCGGAAGCCTAATTATTTAGTTATGTTACAAGAAATTATCGTTTATATAATCCTAACTGCAACGGCACTTCATTTACTGCGCCAAGCATTTATATTTTTCAGGCCGTCTAAAGACCAAGGAAACAGTATGGGTTGTGCCGGAGGATCTTGCGCTAACTGTAGCCTTAAAATTGACTTTAGCTCTATCCAGCTTAAGCCGGAAGAAAATAAACTTCAAAAATTTAAGTTTGAAAATATCAAATAATAGGATTATAAAAATTTAATGTCATTTTGTAATCTTCAATCTATCACTTTAGTATTTTTCTTTATCTTTACGGCACAAAATATAAAACTATGTTAGACAAAGCCATTTTTGCTTCGAACTACGAAATCTTTGATAAAGAAATTGTGCGCGAAATTATTGATATTTATATTACAGAATATCCCGATAGGATGTCAAAACTCGAAGAATTAATTAATCTGGGTGATTTAGATCAAATTTACAAAGCGGCTCATAGTTTAAAAGGTGTTACTGCAAATTTCTTTGACAAAGAGTCTGAAGATCTTGCACGTACTATTGAAGAAAAAGGACGTGCCGGCGATAGTAACGGACTTAAAGATCTTTTTGTAAAACTCAAAGCTTCTACCGACAAGCTCGTTGTTGAGTTAGAAACTCTTAAAAAAGACTACTCTTAAAAACTTATCTTAATTTATTGAGGTTAAAAACAAAAAAAGGTCGATATAAATACCGACCTTAATATCAAAATTATAAATACTAAGCCTTCATTGCGGCTTTAATTTTTGTTTCTAACTCTTCGGCTAATTCAGGATTATCAAGCAATAATGCTTTTACAGCATCTCTCCCCTGACCAAGTTTTGTATCACCATAACTAAACCAGCTACCTGCTTTTTTCACTATGTCGTAATCCACACCTAAATCAACAATTTCGCCCATTTTAGAAATTCCTTTACCGAACATAATTTCAAATTCAGCCTGACGGAATGGTGGCGCTACTTTATTCTTAACAACTTTAACACGAACGCGTGTTCCAATAACATTATCTTTATCTTTAAGAACAGCTATCTTACGAATATCTAAACGAATACTGGCATAGAACTTAAGAGCATTTCCACCTGTAGTTGTTTCGGGGTTGCCAAACATAACACCAATTTTCTCACGCAGCTGATTAATGAAAATACAGGTAGCCCCGGTTTTATTGATAGTTCCTGTAAGCTTACGTAGGGCTTGCGACATTAAACGCGCATGTAAGCCCATTTTTGAGTCACCCATCTCTCCTTCAATCTCAGATCGTGGAGTTAGGGCTGCAACAGAATCAATCACAATAATATCAATAGCTCCGGAACGGATTAAATTTTCAGTAATTTCCAAAGCTTGCTCACCATTATCGGGTTGAGAAATCAAAAGGTTCTCAACATCAACGCCTAAACTCTCAGCATAAAAGCGATCGAAAGCATGCTCAGCATCTATAAAAGCCGCAATACCGCCGGCTTTCTGAGCTTCGGCAATGGCATGAATAGCCAAAGTTGTTTTACCCGACGACTCCGGTCCGTAAATCTCAACCACACGACCACGAGGAAGTCCACCAATTCCTAAAGCAGTATCTAAGCCTAAAGAACCGGTTGAAATAGAAGCAATGGGTACAACAGCAGAATCTCCCATTTTCATAACAGCTCCTTTTCCGTAGGATTTTTCAATTTTATCTAAGGTAAGCTGAAGTGCTTTCAGCTTTTCTTTCTTTATATCTTGCTCATTATTTGATTTTGCCATACTTAATTTATTTTTTAGATTCTAAAGCTACTAGCAATTGTTCAGTAGCTGCCTTGGTTTTTACTTTTTCTATAATTAATTCAATAACTCCATTTTCATCAATAAGAAAGGTTTTCCGATAAATACCTTCGTATTCTCTTCCATACAATTTCTTAGGTCCCCAACAGCCAAATGCCTTGATAATCTCCTTATCCTCATCGGCGATTAATGGAAAAGGTAATGTATTTTTCTCGGCAAAATTCTTTTGTCTTTTAACGCTATCTGCACTCACACCAACAACAGCAAATCCTTTTTCAATCAAGCTTTGATAATTATCTCTAAAATTGCAAGATTCTGCTGTACATCCGGGGGTACTAGCCTTTGGATAAAAGTACAGCACTAGCTTTTTACCTTTAAAATCGCTTAGCTTAACTTCTTTTTCATCCTGATCAACACCTTTAAAATCAGGCGATTGGTCTCCAACTTTCAATGTATCCATATCAAATATTGGGGTAATTTATTTCTAATTCTTAACAAAAGTACGGAAAAAGAGTTTTAATTTTTAATCGTCTGAAAAATTGTATTAACAATTCATAACTATCTTTTTATATGCTTCAATATTTTCAATTATTATTCTTAATTATTATTTCAAAATCAACTACCTTCGACAGATGAATATTGAAGATTTACGCATTTATTGTTTAAGCAAACAGGCTACTACAGAGAGCTTTCCTTTTGATGATGTAACTCTTGTTTTAAAAGTTATGAATAAAATGTTTGCACTAATAAGCTTAGATGGAGAATTAAGAATTAGCTTAAAATGTGATCCGGAATATGCCATTGAGCTTAGAGAAAAATATTCAGCTATAATACCTGGTTTTCACTTAAACAAAAAACTCTGGAATACAATAACTATTGACGGTTCTATTCCTAAGAAACTTATTAAAAAATTAATTGATCATTCCTATAATTTAATTACAGAATCGCTACCAAAAAAACTGAAACAGGAATTTGAAAATATGTAACTAGCTTCCTAATATTTACGAAAATATCATAGTATAGATCGAATTACGGCTTCAACTACAAGAGCACTATAATATTTATTTACAGCTTAGCCCGCTTATCTTAACTAACTGTTGAACATAGATTTTTTAAAAACTAAAAAATAACTTGCCAAAATATCAAAATGTTTTTCTAATTTTGTCGCTCAATGAAGAAACAAAATACAATTATGCGCTCTATGATGATGTGTGAAGAGATTCTCGCAAAGAGCCCTCTTGTATAAAAAATATACAATACAATTTAAAGGCCTTTGCAATTTGTAAAGGCCTTTTTTATTTAAAAAAACATGACAACAAAATACTCAGTAAGCAATACAGAATCAATGCGAATGATGATGCAAACAATGCATTGGTATTGCCTAGACTAAAAGAAAGAAACACTAATTTTAAGTCCCTTTGGCAATACCTAAAGCCAAAGGGACTTTTTTTTGAATAAGAATTACGAGTAATACAAAATCAATAAAATGAAATATTTAAAACAATCTAGCAAAGCAATACATATAGGACATGATACAACATCAACGCAAAGTAGCCGCGCAGTTCCTATTTATCAAACAAGTTCTTATGTATTTAAAAGTACTGATCATGCCGCCAATTTATTCTCATTAAAAGAATCCGGATATATCTATACACGACTTAACAATCCAACCAATGATATTCTGGAACAGAGACTTGCAGCGGTTGAAGAAGGAATTGGGGCTGCTGTTTTCGCTTCAGGAACTGCTGCTATTTCTACCACCTTATTAAGCCTTTTAAAAACCAAAGATCATATTGTCTCCTCAAGTAGTTTATACGGCGGAACATACAATTTGCTTGAGACTACTTTAAAGAGATATGGTATTGAAACTACCTTTGTAGATGCTGATATTATTGAAAATTTCCAAAAAGCTATAAAGCCTCAAACCAAAATCATATTTATAGAGTCTCTGGGCAATCCCAAATTAGATGTTTTGGATATAGAGGCAATTGCAAAAGTAGCCAACGCAAATCATATTCCTTTAATTGTTGATAATACCGTAGCCTCTCCTGCCCTTTTAAATCCAATTAAATATGGAGCAAATATTGTTATTCACTCCTTAACCAAATTTATTGGAGGACAAGGAACTTCGCTTGGTGGTGCGGTTATCGATGCCGGCACTTTTGATTGGACCAATGGAAAATTTCCGGAATTTACAGAACCCTCAAAAGGATACCACGGTTTAATTTATACTGAAGCACTTGGAAATGCCGCTTTTATTGCCAAACTGAGATTAGAAGGCTTACGCGATTTTGGTGGATCACTAAGTCCTTTGAGTGCTTTTCAATTAATCCAAGGATTAGAAACATTAACCGTAAGAATAAAACAACATTCGATAAATGCACTTGAAATTGCACAATGGCTTGAAACTAAAGAAGAAGTGGCTTGGGTAAATTATCCCGGACTGAAAAGCAATAAATATTACAGATTAGCCAAAAAATATCTTCCAAAAGGACAAAGTGGAATTGTAACCTTTGGATTAAAAGGAGGTTTTGAAGCTGCTAAAAAATTTACAGATTCAACAAGCTTATTTTCTCTTCTTGCCAATATTGGCGATACCAAATCACTCATCATACATCCTGCAAGTACAACACATCAGCAACTAACCGAAGAACAACAATTAAGCACAGGAGTTAGCCAAGATTTAATTCGCCTATCCATAGGATTAGAAGATGTAGAAGATATAAAAGCAGATATAGAACAAGCTTTAAAAAAAACAAAATGAACGATCAAATTTTATTTTATTCTACAGATAACTACCAAAGCTTTAGAGGGCAACAGTTAGGGAAAATAGATGTTTCCTATCAAATATTTGGCAAAAAACTTCATACGGCTCCAGTGGTTTTAGTAAATCATGCACTTACCGGAAATTCTGATATAGCAAGCAATACAAAAGGTTGGTGGAAATATTTAATCGGAAAAGGCAAAGTTATTGATACCGATAAATATACCGTAATTGCCATCAATATCCCAGGCAATGGATACCACAATAAACTGATTGAAAATTATAAAGATTTTACGGCTAAAGATATTGCTAAAATCTTCATTAGCGTCCTCAAATTTATTGGCATTAAAAAATTACACTCTGCAATTGGAGGCTCTTTAGGTGGTGGAATCGCATGGGAAATGGCAGCTTTAGAACCCAAATTCATTCACTATCTTATTCCTGTAGCAGCGGATTGGAAATCATCGGATTGGATTATTGGACATAACTTTATCCAAGAAAACA
Protein-coding sequences here:
- a CDS encoding Hpt domain-containing protein gives rise to the protein MLDKAIFASNYEIFDKEIVREIIDIYITEYPDRMSKLEELINLGDLDQIYKAAHSLKGVTANFFDKESEDLARTIEEKGRAGDSNGLKDLFVKLKASTDKLVVELETLKKDYS
- the bcp gene encoding thioredoxin-dependent thiol peroxidase, whose product is MKVGDQSPDFKGVDQDEKEVKLSDFKGKKLVLYFYPKASTPGCTAESCNFRDNYQSLIEKGFAVVGVSADSVKRQKNFAEKNTLPFPLIADEDKEIIKAFGCWGPKKLYGREYEGIYRKTFLIDENGVIELIIEKVKTKAATEQLLVALESKK
- a CDS encoding O-acetylhomoserine aminocarboxypropyltransferase/cysteine synthase, yielding MKYLKQSSKAIHIGHDTTSTQSSRAVPIYQTSSYVFKSTDHAANLFSLKESGYIYTRLNNPTNDILEQRLAAVEEGIGAAVFASGTAAISTTLLSLLKTKDHIVSSSSLYGGTYNLLETTLKRYGIETTFVDADIIENFQKAIKPQTKIIFIESLGNPKLDVLDIEAIAKVANANHIPLIVDNTVASPALLNPIKYGANIVIHSLTKFIGGQGTSLGGAVIDAGTFDWTNGKFPEFTEPSKGYHGLIYTEALGNAAFIAKLRLEGLRDFGGSLSPLSAFQLIQGLETLTVRIKQHSINALEIAQWLETKEEVAWVNYPGLKSNKYYRLAKKYLPKGQSGIVTFGLKGGFEAAKKFTDSTSLFSLLANIGDTKSLIIHPASTTHQQLTEEQQLSTGVSQDLIRLSIGLEDVEDIKADIEQALKKTK
- the recA gene encoding recombinase RecA codes for the protein MAKSNNEQDIKKEKLKALQLTLDKIEKSYGKGAVMKMGDSAVVPIASISTGSLGLDTALGIGGLPRGRVVEIYGPESSGKTTLAIHAIAEAQKAGGIAAFIDAEHAFDRFYAESLGVDVENLLISQPDNGEQALEITENLIRSGAIDIIVIDSVAALTPRSEIEGEMGDSKMGLHARLMSQALRKLTGTINKTGATCIFINQLREKIGVMFGNPETTTGGNALKFYASIRLDIRKIAVLKDKDNVIGTRVRVKVVKNKVAPPFRQAEFEIMFGKGISKMGEIVDLGVDYDIVKKAGSWFSYGDTKLGQGRDAVKALLLDNPELAEELETKIKAAMKA
- a CDS encoding MmcQ/YjbR family DNA-binding protein, encoding MNIEDLRIYCLSKQATTESFPFDDVTLVLKVMNKMFALISLDGELRISLKCDPEYAIELREKYSAIIPGFHLNKKLWNTITIDGSIPKKLIKKLIDHSYNLITESLPKKLKQEFENM
- the feoB gene encoding ferrous iron transport protein B, giving the protein MKALLELTQGETGIIVKVKGRGAFRKRIIEMGFVVGKKVSVIKKAPLQDPIEYKIMGYDISLRAQEAKMIDVIYEDEPGRIRKNGYQGTLDEGGPKRGRIRKDKIINVALVGNPNSGKTSLFNFASGSKEHVGNYTGVTVSAKEARFYQNGYQFNLVDLPGTYSITHYTPEELYVRNYVLEQVPDVVLNVVDSSNLERNLFLTTQLIDMDIKVVMALNMWDELTKHGAILDYISLGKMIGIPMVPTNGKKGEGLKELFDTITDVYEDRNEIVRHIHINYGLDLEESINKIQSDIKVKGNYNLTDLISSRFLAIKLLENDDKTKERISNCHNADRIKHTTKKAQQKLQKTYKENPETLVADAKYAFIAGALKETLKAGAVRKWENVHIIDAFLTNKIFAFPLFLGFMWLMFYTTFNLGEYPMNWIDSGITFISEILRDTMPNGMLKDLFIDGIIGGVGGVIVFLPNILILFFFISLMEDTGYMARVAFIMDKLMHKIGLHGRSFIPMLMGFGCNVPAIMATRTIENRNDRLLTMLINPFMSCSARLPVYILIIGAFFPDRASTVLFSIYTFGILVAIIVAIIFKKTIFKANESPFVMELPPYRIPTFRNTVKHIWFKAKQYLQKMGGIILIASIIIWAAGYFPREIPFSQDYDVQIQQAQEEYDNTIILTPSLNRSKQKELNLKLQSKIHSLKMAKESERQAGSYIGKLGKFVEPVIAPLGFDWKMGVSLIAGAAAKEIVVSTIGVLYQANSEEEPEVLTKRLQNAVYEDGPRKGNPVFSPLVAISFLIFVLIYFPCIAVVAAVKRESGSWKWAAFLVVYSTTLAWILSFLVYQIGSLII
- a CDS encoding alpha/beta fold hydrolase; its protein translation is MNDQILFYSTDNYQSFRGQQLGKIDVSYQIFGKKLHTAPVVLVNHALTGNSDIASNTKGWWKYLIGKGKVIDTDKYTVIAINIPGNGYHNKLIENYKDFTAKDIAKIFISVLKFIGIKKLHSAIGGSLGGGIAWEMAALEPKFIHYLIPVAADWKSSDWIIGHNFIQENILNTSPNPMQTARMMAMLFYRTPASLAQKFKRTKTKNGELFQIESWLKHHGEKLESRFDLLAYKMMNHLLTTVDISKGKSSFEKAVKPIQSTIIQIAINSDLFFVKEENLKTKTTLDKLKIRNEYHEIISIHGHDAFLIEFEQLSNILKPLFK